The following are encoded in a window of Candidatus Margulisiibacteriota bacterium genomic DNA:
- a CDS encoding 6-phosphofructokinase: MKVKFQGKEINIKRIGILTGGGDCAGHNAVIVGLLRRINQANLTLPKDEQMELVGLLEGWKSLTRDPGTELDKIVKPLSLIDIEESFTVAGTILKSSRTNLFSKANLEAKAPEKAMEALKNLKIDCLCVLGGDDTLGAAGKLGQQFVFPMFGAPKTMDNDVYGTEMTYGFESAVEESVHFIENIRTTAESHNRCFIVELLGRHAGWVAMWAGIAGGAEVTLLPEEVLDMDKVIKQVEKSIAKKQHCIVVVSEGARLFDTHYPDEINKKHQKMLETVMADPKYALVKARHEMPKKKDSFGNEQLGGIGEYIFAILEKHTKGFEYRYQNCGHAIRGGVAHVMDRILGLRYGDAIFSFMKEGVFGVYPGLENDVIMSRNLLDVKGGRFVPQDHQLYSMRNAADYY, encoded by the coding sequence ATGAAAGTTAAATTTCAAGGCAAAGAGATCAATATCAAACGGATCGGCATCCTGACCGGCGGCGGCGATTGCGCCGGGCATAACGCGGTCATCGTCGGCCTCTTGCGCCGGATCAACCAGGCGAACCTCACCCTGCCGAAAGACGAGCAAATGGAGCTGGTCGGTTTACTTGAGGGGTGGAAGTCATTGACCCGCGATCCGGGGACCGAGCTCGACAAGATCGTTAAACCCTTGAGCCTGATTGATATCGAGGAATCTTTCACAGTAGCCGGCACTATTCTCAAGTCCTCCCGCACCAACCTCTTCTCCAAAGCCAATCTGGAAGCGAAAGCCCCGGAGAAAGCAATGGAGGCCTTGAAAAATCTGAAGATCGATTGCCTTTGTGTGCTGGGTGGTGACGATACGCTCGGCGCGGCCGGGAAACTGGGCCAGCAGTTCGTTTTCCCGATGTTCGGCGCCCCCAAGACTATGGACAACGACGTCTACGGGACCGAAATGACCTACGGCTTTGAATCGGCCGTCGAAGAATCGGTCCACTTTATCGAGAATATCCGGACGACCGCCGAATCCCATAATCGCTGTTTTATCGTTGAACTTCTCGGCCGCCATGCCGGCTGGGTCGCCATGTGGGCCGGGATCGCCGGCGGCGCCGAGGTCACCCTCCTCCCCGAAGAGGTCCTCGATATGGATAAAGTGATCAAGCAGGTGGAAAAGTCGATCGCCAAAAAGCAGCACTGCATTGTCGTTGTTTCTGAAGGGGCCCGTTTATTTGACACCCACTATCCTGACGAGATCAATAAGAAACACCAGAAGATGCTGGAAACGGTGATGGCCGATCCGAAATACGCCCTGGTCAAAGCGCGCCACGAGATGCCGAAGAAAAAAGACTCGTTCGGCAACGAACAGCTCGGCGGGATCGGCGAATATATTTTCGCTATCCTGGAAAAGCACACCAAGGGGTTTGAATACCGCTATCAGAACTGCGGCCACGCCATCCGCGGCGGGGTCGCCCATGTGATGGACCGGATCCTCGGTCTCCGCTATGGCGACGCGATCTTCAGTTTCATGAAAGAGGGAGTTTTTGGGGTCTATCCTGGCCTGGAGAACGACGTGATCATGTCGCGCAACCTGTTAGACGTTAAAGGCGGGCGCTTCGTCCCGCAAGACCATCAGCTCTACTCGATGCGCAACGCGGCCGACTACTATTAA
- a CDS encoding Lrp/AsnC ligand binding domain-containing protein: MTKAYILVEALPGKAIELTNTIKGLAGVKTVHLVTGPYDVIAFVETPDLKSLGDFIVKKIQATGCVARTLTCITVEE; encoded by the coding sequence ATGACCAAAGCTTATATTCTAGTCGAAGCGTTGCCGGGGAAGGCGATCGAGTTGACCAACACGATCAAGGGGTTAGCCGGGGTGAAAACCGTCCACCTGGTGACCGGGCCCTACGACGTGATCGCTTTCGTGGAAACGCCCGATCTCAAGTCGCTGGGCGATTTCATCGTCAAGAAGATCCAGGCGACCGGTTGTGTCGCCCGTACCCTGACCTGTATCACGGTCGAAGAGTAG
- a CDS encoding pseudouridine synthase has translation MYQYVVFNKPYGVLCQFSDELGRPTLKDYIPLAAVYPVGRLDIDSEGLLLLTDDGGLNQRLANPKHKQEKVYWAQVEGLPTPEQLAKLAQGVIIKGRKILPARAKLLDQEPTLWPRPTPIRFRKNKPTSWLELTITEGKNHQVKRMTAAVGLPCLRLVRIAIGPLQLGTLQPGEYKLVDRYDKILKQE, from the coding sequence ATGTACCAATACGTCGTCTTCAACAAACCGTACGGGGTCCTCTGCCAGTTCAGCGATGAGCTTGGCCGGCCCACCCTTAAAGATTATATCCCACTGGCCGCGGTCTATCCGGTCGGCCGACTGGATATAGACAGCGAAGGCTTGCTCCTGTTGACCGATGACGGGGGGTTGAACCAACGCCTGGCCAACCCCAAACATAAACAGGAAAAGGTCTACTGGGCCCAGGTCGAAGGTCTCCCCACTCCGGAGCAACTGGCCAAACTAGCGCAAGGGGTAATAATAAAAGGGAGAAAAATCCTCCCCGCCCGGGCCAAACTATTAGACCAGGAACCGACCCTTTGGCCAAGACCAACACCGATCCGTTTCCGGAAGAATAAACCGACTAGCTGGCTGGAATTAACGATCACCGAGGGAAAGAACCATCAGGTCAAAAGGATGACCGCGGCGGTCGGCCTCCCCTGCCTCCGCCTGGTCCGGATCGCCATCGGGCCGCTCCAGCTCGGCACCCTACAGCCGGGGGAGTATAAATTGGTCGACCGATATGATAAAATTTTAAAACAGGAGTGA
- a CDS encoding RNA-binding domain-containing protein, with translation MTWDDILELLEQGEGQSVEFEKNIPAEDDIAREMVGFSNADGGRLVYGIDDKNKHLIGIETDGRLEETLKNIGRNHVSPAITPTVEIIEKSDKKILVINVPEGLDKPYRTDEICYVRDGNLSRPAKENEEKEMTNPWSGKGLNKRQIRALQLIGEHGTITNREYREAFNVSHKTAHLEMTLLEDKRLVKSEGAGRSTRYIIVAPREE, from the coding sequence ATGACCTGGGATGACATACTCGAGCTGCTCGAACAGGGTGAAGGCCAGTCGGTCGAATTCGAGAAGAACATTCCCGCCGAGGACGACATCGCCCGGGAAATGGTCGGTTTCTCCAACGCCGACGGCGGCCGGCTTGTCTACGGCATCGACGACAAGAACAAGCACCTGATCGGCATCGAAACGGACGGCCGGCTGGAAGAGACCCTCAAGAACATCGGCCGGAACCATGTCTCCCCCGCCATCACCCCCACGGTCGAGATCATCGAGAAGTCCGACAAGAAGATCCTGGTCATCAACGTCCCCGAAGGGCTTGACAAACCGTACCGCACGGACGAGATCTGTTATGTCCGCGACGGTAACCTCTCCCGCCCCGCCAAGGAGAACGAGGAGAAGGAAATGACCAACCCCTGGTCGGGCAAGGGGCTGAACAAGCGCCAGATCCGGGCGCTGCAGCTGATCGGCGAGCACGGGACGATCACCAACCGGGAATATCGCGAGGCTTTTAACGTTTCCCACAAAACGGCCCACTTGGAGATGACCCTGCTGGAAGACAAGCGGCTGGTCAAGTCCGAAGGGGCCGGCCGCTCCACCCGCTATATCATTGTCGCGCCGCGCGAAGAATAG
- a CDS encoding ComF family protein — protein MSNLFGNLLDLIFPPRCEVCRQSGPEPLCAACFTQIKFMKPQLGIHSATVYGGVVRDALHRLKFQRRKKLAEALGVVLVKYLAQVESLQLKEIDWLVPVPLHQKRERERGFNQVELLAKVIGRYYELPVKNALARVRNTHAQFNLPREARSVNVRGAFQAVDPPALNGRRVLLLDDIFTTGATVAECARILLAAGAKRVEVLALSRAVE, from the coding sequence ATGAGCAATTTATTCGGAAATTTATTAGACCTGATCTTCCCTCCGCGCTGTGAGGTTTGCCGCCAGAGCGGCCCGGAGCCGCTTTGCGCCGCCTGTTTTACCCAGATCAAGTTCATGAAGCCGCAGCTTGGCATCCATTCCGCCACGGTCTACGGCGGAGTGGTGCGGGACGCGCTCCATCGGCTCAAATTCCAGCGGCGGAAAAAACTGGCCGAGGCGCTGGGGGTGGTCCTGGTCAAATATCTGGCGCAGGTGGAGTCGCTGCAGCTCAAAGAGATCGATTGGCTCGTCCCGGTCCCGTTGCATCAGAAACGGGAGCGGGAACGCGGTTTTAACCAGGTCGAACTGCTGGCCAAGGTTATTGGCCGCTATTATGAACTACCGGTCAAGAACGCGTTGGCGCGGGTCCGCAACACGCACGCCCAGTTCAACCTTCCCCGGGAAGCGAGGTCGGTTAACGTCAGAGGGGCGTTCCAGGCCGTTGATCCGCCGGCGCTAAATGGCCGCAGGGTCCTTCTCCTGGACGATATCTTTACCACCGGTGCCACGGTTGCCGAATGCGCCCGTATCCTCCTGGCGGCGGGGGCCAAACGGGTCGAAGTCCTGGCCTTGTCGCGAGCCGTGGAATAG
- a CDS encoding DUF502 domain-containing protein produces the protein MQGFWQKTGSYFLRGLIALLPLLVTLWLITIVFQFADGILGWLFAALFGHQIPGLGIITLIAIIFLTGFLATHVFGSKLIKVGENLLYRIPIVKGVYSSAKQVNDVLFVHKTTDEYRKACIVEYPRKGVWSVGFVTSDAAPEIETKAKEKMINVFIANTPTPATGFLIMVPAREVILLDMKIEDAFKYVISGGVLKPADLSQELPIKKES, from the coding sequence ATGCAAGGCTTTTGGCAAAAAACCGGTTCGTATTTCCTGCGCGGGCTGATCGCGCTTCTGCCGCTCCTGGTCACCCTCTGGTTGATCACGATCGTTTTTCAGTTCGCCGACGGGATCCTCGGCTGGCTCTTTGCCGCACTTTTTGGCCATCAGATCCCCGGCCTGGGCATCATCACCCTGATCGCCATAATTTTCCTGACCGGTTTCCTGGCCACTCATGTTTTTGGTTCTAAACTGATCAAGGTCGGCGAGAACCTGCTTTATCGGATCCCGATCGTTAAAGGGGTCTATTCTTCCGCCAAACAGGTCAATGATGTCCTTTTCGTCCACAAGACGACCGATGAATACCGCAAGGCCTGCATCGTGGAATATCCGCGCAAAGGGGTCTGGTCGGTCGGTTTTGTCACCTCTGATGCCGCCCCGGAGATCGAAACAAAGGCCAAAGAGAAGATGATCAATGTCTTTATCGCCAACACCCCCACTCCCGCGACCGGTTTCCTGATCATGGTACCGGCCCGCGAGGTCATCCTGCTCGACATGAAGATCGAGGACGCTTTCAAATATGTTATCTCCGGCGGGGTCTTGAAACCGGCCGACCTCTCCCAGGAGCTCCCGATCAAGAAAGAATCTTAA
- the tpiA gene encoding triose-phosphate isomerase has protein sequence MRKPIIAGNWKMYKTATESVDFINALKPHLKESYDCTVLICAPYTNLKDCSVAANGSTVFIGAENLYWEDEGAFTGEISAPMLKAVGCTYVIIGHSERRQFFGETDETVNKKLKAAIKHNLNAIVCVGETLEQREKGETFKVIENQIKNSLHSLDISHWSLVIIAYEPVWAIGTGKTATPEQAQEVHAYIRKLLPKDVAADIRILYGGSVKPDNVKELMAKPDIDGGLVGGASLKVDSFIKLIKY, from the coding sequence ATGAGGAAGCCCATTATTGCCGGGAACTGGAAGATGTACAAGACCGCGACCGAATCAGTCGACTTCATTAACGCCCTCAAGCCCCACCTGAAAGAGAGCTACGATTGCACCGTGCTGATCTGCGCCCCCTACACTAACCTGAAAGATTGCAGCGTCGCCGCCAACGGGAGCACTGTTTTTATCGGGGCCGAGAACCTCTACTGGGAGGATGAAGGGGCGTTCACCGGCGAGATCTCCGCGCCAATGCTCAAAGCAGTCGGTTGCACTTACGTCATCATCGGCCACTCCGAGCGCCGGCAGTTTTTCGGCGAGACCGACGAGACGGTCAACAAGAAACTTAAAGCGGCCATCAAACATAATCTTAACGCGATCGTTTGCGTTGGAGAAACGCTAGAGCAGAGAGAAAAAGGAGAAACATTCAAGGTCATTGAAAATCAGATCAAAAATAGCCTGCATTCATTAGACATTAGTCATTGGTCATTAGTCATTATTGCCTACGAGCCGGTCTGGGCAATTGGTACCGGTAAAACAGCTACTCCGGAGCAAGCCCAGGAAGTTCACGCTTATATTCGAAAATTATTACCGAAAGACGTTGCTGCGGACATCCGCATCCTCTACGGCGGGTCGGTCAAGCCGGATAACGTCAAAGAATTGATGGCCAAACCGGATATCGACGGGGGATTGGTGGGCGGAGCGAGCTTAAAGGTTGATAGTTTTATAAAGCTGATCAAGTATTAG
- a CDS encoding class II fructose-bisphosphate aldolase produces MAKKLYEELGLVNTREMFKKAMAGKYAVPAYNFNNMEQLQAIIGGCAESNSPVIIQVSSGARKYANQTLLRYMAQGAIEMCRKDLKSNIPVCLHLDHGDTFELCKSCIDFGFSSVMIDGSSHTYEDNIKLTKQVVEYARQFDVTVEGELGVLAGIEDEVKAEKHTYTDPAQVEDFVKRTGVDSLAISIGTSHGAYKFKVKPGESVPPLRFDILAEVEKRLPGFPIVLHGASSVVQEYVQMINKFGGKMDNAVGIPEEQLRRAAQSAVCKINIDSDGRLVMTAVIRKVFAEQPGEFDPRKYLGPAREELKKLIVAKNTNVLGSAGKG; encoded by the coding sequence ATGGCAAAGAAATTATACGAAGAATTGGGACTCGTCAATACCAGGGAAATGTTTAAAAAGGCGATGGCCGGGAAATACGCGGTGCCGGCCTACAACTTTAATAATATGGAGCAGCTGCAGGCGATCATCGGCGGCTGTGCCGAAAGCAATTCGCCGGTCATCATCCAGGTCTCGAGCGGCGCCCGGAAATACGCCAACCAGACCCTCCTCCGCTACATGGCCCAGGGAGCAATTGAGATGTGCCGGAAAGACCTGAAGAGCAATATTCCAGTCTGTCTCCACCTTGACCACGGCGATACTTTTGAACTCTGCAAATCGTGCATCGACTTCGGTTTCTCTTCGGTCATGATCGACGGCTCCAGCCACACTTACGAGGACAACATCAAGCTGACCAAGCAGGTCGTGGAATATGCCCGCCAGTTCGACGTCACGGTCGAAGGCGAGCTCGGTGTCCTGGCCGGCATCGAAGATGAGGTCAAAGCGGAAAAGCACACCTATACCGACCCGGCCCAGGTCGAGGATTTTGTCAAACGGACCGGCGTTGATTCCCTGGCCATCTCGATCGGCACCTCGCATGGCGCCTACAAGTTCAAGGTCAAGCCGGGGGAATCGGTCCCCCCGCTCCGCTTCGATATTTTAGCCGAAGTGGAAAAGAGATTGCCCGGCTTCCCTATTGTTCTGCACGGCGCCTCTTCCGTCGTCCAGGAATATGTCCAGATGATCAATAAGTTCGGCGGCAAGATGGATAACGCGGTCGGCATCCCCGAAGAACAGCTCCGCCGGGCGGCCCAATCGGCAGTCTGTAAGATCAACATCGACAGCGACGGCCGCCTCGTTATGACCGCGGTCATCCGCAAGGTCTTCGCCGAACAGCCGGGTGAATTCGATCCCAGAAAATATTTGGGACCGGCCAGAGAAGAACTAAAGAAATTGATCGTGGCTAAGAACACGAACGTTCTCGGATCGGCGGGAAAGGGATAA
- a CDS encoding 2-isopropylmalate synthase, with product MAKKIKIFDTTLRDGEQSPGASLNPEEKMEIARQLAKLNVDVIEAGFAISSPGDFDSVQAIAQQIKGPYICSLARAKKEDIDRAWEAVKHSAKPMIHVFLATSPIHMEKKLRMTPEKVYETAVKMVKHAKSLCPNVEFTCEDAGRSDHEFLYKVITGVIEAGATIINVPDTVGYTTPWEYGQLVENIIKNVPLIKEKNVTISVHCHNDLGLATANSLAAIKAGATQVECTLNGLGERAGNAALEEVVMALKTRQDYFDAEVAINTKEIYKTSRMVSNLTGILVQPNKAVVGANAFAHEAGIHQAGVLIDPNTYEIMRPEDIGLTENKLVLGKHSGRHAFADRLKDMGYALSEANLEKAFNKFKEMADRKKDISDRDLETIVADEVYIVPETYSIVSIETSSGTDRQPEAKVTLSFKGEKISTKEGGVGQVDAVYRAIDKLTRLQPQLVDYSIQAITGGTDAQGEVMVRIKDGETIYGGHGTALDVIIASAKAYLAAINRLIFARANNLARNMD from the coding sequence ATGGCAAAAAAGATCAAGATATTCGACACAACTCTTCGGGACGGCGAACAATCGCCCGGCGCCTCGCTCAACCCTGAAGAAAAAATGGAGATCGCCCGCCAGTTGGCCAAACTCAACGTCGACGTAATTGAAGCCGGCTTTGCCATCTCGTCCCCCGGCGATTTCGACTCGGTCCAGGCGATCGCCCAGCAGATCAAGGGCCCCTATATCTGCAGTCTGGCCCGCGCGAAAAAAGAAGACATCGACCGTGCCTGGGAGGCGGTCAAACACTCTGCTAAACCGATGATCCACGTTTTTCTCGCCACCTCGCCGATCCATATGGAGAAAAAACTGCGCATGACGCCGGAGAAGGTCTACGAAACGGCGGTCAAGATGGTGAAACATGCAAAGTCGCTCTGCCCCAATGTCGAATTCACTTGCGAGGATGCCGGCCGCTCGGACCACGAATTCCTTTATAAAGTGATCACTGGCGTGATCGAAGCCGGGGCCACCATCATCAACGTGCCGGACACGGTCGGTTACACAACCCCCTGGGAGTACGGCCAACTGGTCGAGAATATCATAAAGAACGTGCCGCTGATTAAAGAAAAGAACGTCACGATCTCCGTCCATTGCCACAACGACCTTGGCCTGGCCACCGCCAATTCGCTGGCGGCGATCAAAGCCGGAGCCACCCAGGTCGAATGCACGCTCAACGGCCTCGGTGAACGCGCCGGGAACGCCGCGCTCGAAGAGGTCGTCATGGCGCTCAAGACCCGCCAGGACTATTTTGACGCCGAAGTAGCGATCAATACGAAAGAGATCTATAAGACCAGCCGGATGGTCAGCAACCTGACCGGCATCCTGGTCCAGCCCAATAAGGCGGTGGTCGGGGCCAACGCTTTCGCCCACGAAGCCGGGATCCACCAGGCCGGCGTACTGATCGATCCCAATACCTACGAGATCATGCGGCCGGAAGATATTGGCCTGACCGAGAACAAGCTCGTCCTCGGCAAGCATTCCGGCCGGCACGCTTTCGCCGACCGGCTGAAAGATATGGGGTACGCTCTAAGCGAAGCCAATCTGGAAAAGGCCTTTAACAAGTTCAAGGAGATGGCCGACCGGAAAAAAGATATCAGCGACCGCGACCTGGAAACGATCGTTGCCGACGAGGTCTATATCGTGCCGGAGACCTACTCGATCGTCAGTATCGAGACCAGCTCCGGGACCGACCGCCAGCCCGAAGCGAAAGTAACTTTATCATTCAAAGGGGAAAAGATCTCAACCAAGGAAGGGGGAGTTGGCCAGGTCGACGCGGTCTATCGCGCCATCGATAAGCTGACCCGGCTCCAGCCGCAACTGGTCGACTATTCCATCCAGGCGATCACCGGAGGGACCGACGCGCAGGGGGAAGTGATGGTCAGGATCAAGGATGGGGAGACGATCTACGGCGGCCATGGCACAGCGCTCGACGTCATTATCGCCAGCGCCAAGGCTTACCTCGCGGCAATTAACCGGCTAATCTTTGCCCGGGCGAACAACCTGGCGCGGAATATGGATTAA
- the raiA gene encoding ribosome-associated translation inhibitor RaiA — protein sequence MQITISGRNFDLTPAIRDYVQGKAAKLEEFFKNIQKVEVILEARKISDLNRSQVAELRIWLAGNKNIQASEGAKDIYAAFDLALQEAKRQVEKHKEKHLDEKRRRGARFKFLARLKIPGFGTPAPESEL from the coding sequence ATGCAGATAACGATATCCGGCCGCAATTTCGATCTTACCCCGGCGATCAGGGATTATGTCCAGGGAAAAGCCGCGAAACTTGAGGAGTTCTTCAAGAATATCCAGAAAGTTGAGGTCATCCTGGAGGCGCGCAAAATTAGTGACCTTAACCGGAGCCAGGTAGCGGAGCTCCGCATCTGGCTGGCCGGGAACAAAAATATCCAGGCGAGCGAAGGGGCCAAGGACATCTACGCCGCTTTCGACCTGGCCTTGCAGGAAGCCAAACGACAAGTTGAGAAACATAAGGAAAAACACCTCGATGAGAAACGCCGCCGGGGGGCCCGTTTTAAGTTCCTGGCCCGGCTGAAGATCCCCGGTTTCGGTACCCCGGCCCCCGAGTCAGAGCTGTGA
- the pfkA gene encoding 6-phosphofructokinase: MKTIGVLTPGGDAPGMNTAIRAVVRTAIYNGLKIYGIERGWQGMIDGKIINMELSTVGGIINRGGTILHTHRCPEFAQKAMRKKAFDNLRAYNIEGLVVIGGDGSLRAAHELYKEYDLPTINIPASIDNDIYGTDYSIGFDTAVNTAVEAIDKIRDTATSHERVFVIEVMGRYNGFIALDVGLTAGAEAIIIPEVAFNLDAIGQKLRYGQQRGKSSFIVVVAEGAAKAHDVAAALKKKTTLDVRVSILGHIQRGGSPTALSREVACKLGARAVQLLIEGKGALMVGIQSDKIIETPTEEIIRRKKKIDLAAYKLANMLAT, from the coding sequence ATTAAAACTATCGGAGTTCTGACGCCAGGTGGCGATGCGCCGGGGATGAATACCGCCATTCGGGCGGTAGTGCGGACGGCGATCTATAACGGCTTGAAGATCTACGGCATTGAACGGGGCTGGCAGGGGATGATCGACGGCAAGATCATTAACATGGAACTTAGCACGGTCGGCGGGATCATCAACCGGGGAGGGACGATCCTTCATACCCACCGCTGTCCCGAGTTCGCCCAGAAAGCGATGCGCAAGAAGGCGTTCGACAACCTCCGCGCTTATAATATTGAAGGGCTGGTCGTGATCGGCGGCGACGGCTCGTTGCGCGCCGCGCACGAACTTTACAAGGAATACGATCTGCCGACGATCAATATCCCGGCCTCGATCGATAACGACATTTACGGCACCGACTACAGCATCGGCTTTGACACCGCGGTCAATACGGCGGTCGAAGCGATCGACAAGATCCGTGATACGGCCACTTCTCATGAGCGGGTCTTTGTCATCGAAGTGATGGGGCGGTATAACGGTTTCATCGCTCTTGACGTCGGTCTGACGGCCGGGGCCGAAGCGATCATCATCCCTGAAGTGGCCTTTAACCTGGACGCTATCGGCCAAAAGCTCCGCTACGGCCAACAGCGCGGTAAATCCAGTTTTATCGTGGTGGTGGCGGAAGGGGCGGCCAAAGCGCACGATGTAGCCGCGGCTTTGAAGAAGAAGACTACCCTGGACGTCCGGGTCTCTATCCTCGGCCATATCCAGCGGGGCGGGTCGCCGACGGCGCTGTCGCGCGAAGTCGCCTGTAAATTAGGGGCGCGGGCCGTGCAGTTGCTGATCGAGGGTAAAGGAGCGCTGATGGTCGGGATCCAGTCGGACAAGATCATCGAAACACCGACCGAAGAGATCATCCGCCGCAAGAAGAAGATCGATCTCGCCGCCTACAAGCTGGCGAATATGTTGGCCACGTAA